A window of Ipomoea triloba cultivar NCNSP0323 chromosome 2, ASM357664v1 contains these coding sequences:
- the LOC116010600 gene encoding anoctamin-like protein At1g73020 isoform X1, which yields MNAHGGDKESVFEIAVVVPKKHEDQRFECVEVLVDKFHKVGFLVDRVVGLQNEYIKLAASLHVLGLAAAELRMKKRTHIGVDLQFDWDEVEAFAKQPDGSLFSWYERFSCYHHLIYKIVNGSNSVRTLDAGPKEIHWEPGESLLKRLESEGIVKEVFPLHDEMKRKKLLRSWALSWWDLTEQPIDDICSYYGTRIATYFTFLGMFTRWLFFPAALGLAVQFVDFGSLQLFVLPVFFICIVSWAVLFFQFWKRKNSALLVRWQINYPVGGHSEFKFVEREWGLFQAPVELMKQWGADTTKEEKEAFQREEWFGHLMRFRNDAMILFVIICLQLPFELAFAHLYEVLTSETLKYGLTAVYLFVIQYFTGIGGKVSAKLVKYENNMSTEYRADSVVYKVFGLYFMQTYIGIFYHALLHRNILTLRQVLIQRLILSEVLGNLVESSLPYLTYSFRKYRAVRNKRKSERGRSKGKIQYFSRVEKEYLKPAYSASIVDELEDGLFDDFLELVLQFGMIMMFACAFPPGFAFATLNNITEIRTDALKLLTMLRRPFPRPNATIGAWLNIFQFLIVMSICTNCVLLVCLYDRDGTWKISPGLAAILIMEHVLLLIKAGFSHIVPAEPEWVRANRAKNASQAQDMCSRQLLRSISYEQLSNEPHKYNNYPQ from the exons ATGAATGCGCATGGAGGCGATAAAGAATCTGTGTTTGAGATAGCGGTTGTGGTTCCAAAGAAACATGAAGATCAGAGGTTTGAGTGTGTTGAGGTTCTTGTTGATAAGTTCCACAAGGTGGGATTCCTTGTGGACAGAGTTGTTGGCCTTCAAAATGAATATATCAAG TTGGCAGCATCATTACATGTTTTGGGACTGGCTGCAGCCGAGTTGCGGATGAAGAAACGAACTCATATTG gAGTGGATTTGCAATTTGACTGGGACGAAGTTGAAGCGTTTGCAAAGCAGCCTGATGGTTCCTTGTTCAGTTGGTACGAGCGTTTCAGCTGCTATCATcacttaatatataaaatt GTGAATGGGAGCAATTCGGTTAGAACATTAGATGCTGGCCCGAAGGAAATCCACTGGGAGCCAGGGGAATCACTGCTTAAACGATTAGAATCAGAGGGCATTGTTAAAGAAGTTTTCCCTTTGCATG ATGAAATGAAGAGGAAGAAACTTCTAAGAAGTTGGGCACTGAGCTGGTGGGACTTGACAGAGCAGCCCATTGATGATATCTGTTCATATTATGGAACAAGG ATTGCTACATATTTTACGTTTCTTGGGATGTTCACGAGATGGCTGTTCTTTCCGGCTGCGTTAGGACTGGCAGTGCAGTTTGTTGACTTCGG ATCCTTGCAGCTGTTTGTTCTTCCCGTGTTCTTCATATGCATAGTCTCATGGGCAGTATTATTTTTCCAGTTCTGGAAACGTAAAAACTCAGCTCTTCTTGTCAG GTGGCAGATAAATTATCCAGTTGGAGGACATTCCGAGTTTAAATTTGTGGAGAGGGAATGGGGTCTGTTTCAGGCCCCGGTGGAACTCATGAAGCAATGGGGGGCTGATAccacaaaagaagaaaaagaagcgTTCCAACGTGAGGAATGGTTTGGGCACTTGATGAGATTCAGAAATGACGCCATGATTCTCTTCGTCATTATCTGTCTTCAGCTGCCTTTTGAGTTGGCTTTCGCCCACCTCTATGAAGTTTTAACCTCCGAAACATTGAA GTATGGTCTGACGGCTGTATACCTCTTTGTCATCCAGTATTTTACCGGGATCGGTGGCAAAGTATCTGCCAAGCTTGTAAAATATGAGAATAATATGAGCACAGAATATAGAGCTGACAGTGTGGTTTACAAG GTCTTTGGTCTTTATTTCATGCAGACTTACATTGGAATTTTCTATCATGCACTTTTGCACCGCAACATTTTGACCCTTCGCCAAGTTTTGATTCAACGTTTAATTTTATCTGAG GTGCTTGGTAATCTGGTGGAAAGTTCTTTACCTTATTTAACCTATAGTTTTAGGAAATACAGAGCAGTCAG AAACAAGAGAAAGAGCGAAAGAGGGCGGTCCAAAGGAAAGATCCAATACTTCTCCAGGGTAGAGAAGGAATACCTTAAGCCCGCTTATTCTGCAAGTATTGTAGATGAGCTTGAAGATGGTCTATTTGATG ATTTTCTGGAATTGGTACTGCAGTTTGGCATGATCATGATGTTTGCTTGTGCATTCCCACCCGGTTTTGCCTTTGCTACTTTG AACAATATAACCGAGATCAGAACAGATGCTCTAAAGCTCTTAACCATGTTAAGAAGGCCTTTTCCTCGGCCAAATGCCACAATCGGTGCTTGGCTGAATATATTTCAG TTTCTGATTGTCATGTCCATTTGTACAAACTGTGTGCTTCTGGTATGCTTATACGATCGGGATGGAACCTGGAAAATTTCGCCTGGGCTTGCAGCAATCCTTATCATGGAACATGTTCTGCTACTGATAAAAGCTGGGTTTTCCCACATTGTTCCCGCG GAGCCCGAGTGGGTGAGAGCAAACCGAGCAAAGAATGCAAGTCAAGCACAGGATATGTGCTCCAGGCAGCTTTTGAGGAGTATATCTTATGAACAATTGTCAAATGAACCACACAAATACAATAACTACCCTCAGTGA
- the LOC116010600 gene encoding anoctamin-like protein At1g73020 isoform X2, producing MNAHGGDKESVFEIAVVVPKKHEDQRFECVEVLVDKFHKVGFLVDRVVGLQNEYIKLAASLHVLGLAAAELRMKKRTHIGVDLQFDWDEVEAFAKQPDGSLFSWYERFSCYHHLIYKIVNGSNSVRTLDAGPKEIHWEPGESLLKRLESEGIVKEVFPLHDEMKRKKLLRSWALSWWDLTEQPIDDICSYYGTRIATYFTFLGMFTRWLFFPAALGLAVQFVDFGSLQLFVLPVFFICIVSWAVLFFQFWKRKNSALLVRWQINYPVGGHSEFKFVEREWGLFQAPVELMKQWGADTTKEEKEAFQREEWFGHLMRFRNDAMILFVIICLQLPFELAFAHLYEVLTSETLKYGLTAVYLFVIQYFTGIGGKVSAKLVKYENNMSTEYRADSVVYKVFGLYFMQTYIGIFYHALLHRNILTLRQVLIQRLILSEVLGNLVESSLPYLTYSFRKYRAVRNKRKSERGRSKGKIQYFSRVEKEYLKPAYSASIVDELEDGLFDDFLELVLQFGMIMMFACAFPPGFAFATLNNITEIRTDALKLLTMLRRPFPRPNATIGAWLNIFQQSLSWNMFCY from the exons ATGAATGCGCATGGAGGCGATAAAGAATCTGTGTTTGAGATAGCGGTTGTGGTTCCAAAGAAACATGAAGATCAGAGGTTTGAGTGTGTTGAGGTTCTTGTTGATAAGTTCCACAAGGTGGGATTCCTTGTGGACAGAGTTGTTGGCCTTCAAAATGAATATATCAAG TTGGCAGCATCATTACATGTTTTGGGACTGGCTGCAGCCGAGTTGCGGATGAAGAAACGAACTCATATTG gAGTGGATTTGCAATTTGACTGGGACGAAGTTGAAGCGTTTGCAAAGCAGCCTGATGGTTCCTTGTTCAGTTGGTACGAGCGTTTCAGCTGCTATCATcacttaatatataaaatt GTGAATGGGAGCAATTCGGTTAGAACATTAGATGCTGGCCCGAAGGAAATCCACTGGGAGCCAGGGGAATCACTGCTTAAACGATTAGAATCAGAGGGCATTGTTAAAGAAGTTTTCCCTTTGCATG ATGAAATGAAGAGGAAGAAACTTCTAAGAAGTTGGGCACTGAGCTGGTGGGACTTGACAGAGCAGCCCATTGATGATATCTGTTCATATTATGGAACAAGG ATTGCTACATATTTTACGTTTCTTGGGATGTTCACGAGATGGCTGTTCTTTCCGGCTGCGTTAGGACTGGCAGTGCAGTTTGTTGACTTCGG ATCCTTGCAGCTGTTTGTTCTTCCCGTGTTCTTCATATGCATAGTCTCATGGGCAGTATTATTTTTCCAGTTCTGGAAACGTAAAAACTCAGCTCTTCTTGTCAG GTGGCAGATAAATTATCCAGTTGGAGGACATTCCGAGTTTAAATTTGTGGAGAGGGAATGGGGTCTGTTTCAGGCCCCGGTGGAACTCATGAAGCAATGGGGGGCTGATAccacaaaagaagaaaaagaagcgTTCCAACGTGAGGAATGGTTTGGGCACTTGATGAGATTCAGAAATGACGCCATGATTCTCTTCGTCATTATCTGTCTTCAGCTGCCTTTTGAGTTGGCTTTCGCCCACCTCTATGAAGTTTTAACCTCCGAAACATTGAA GTATGGTCTGACGGCTGTATACCTCTTTGTCATCCAGTATTTTACCGGGATCGGTGGCAAAGTATCTGCCAAGCTTGTAAAATATGAGAATAATATGAGCACAGAATATAGAGCTGACAGTGTGGTTTACAAG GTCTTTGGTCTTTATTTCATGCAGACTTACATTGGAATTTTCTATCATGCACTTTTGCACCGCAACATTTTGACCCTTCGCCAAGTTTTGATTCAACGTTTAATTTTATCTGAG GTGCTTGGTAATCTGGTGGAAAGTTCTTTACCTTATTTAACCTATAGTTTTAGGAAATACAGAGCAGTCAG AAACAAGAGAAAGAGCGAAAGAGGGCGGTCCAAAGGAAAGATCCAATACTTCTCCAGGGTAGAGAAGGAATACCTTAAGCCCGCTTATTCTGCAAGTATTGTAGATGAGCTTGAAGATGGTCTATTTGATG ATTTTCTGGAATTGGTACTGCAGTTTGGCATGATCATGATGTTTGCTTGTGCATTCCCACCCGGTTTTGCCTTTGCTACTTTG AACAATATAACCGAGATCAGAACAGATGCTCTAAAGCTCTTAACCATGTTAAGAAGGCCTTTTCCTCGGCCAAATGCCACAATCGGTGCTTGGCTGAATATATTTCAG CAATCCTTATCATGGAACATGTTCTGCTACTGA